A single region of the candidate division KSB1 bacterium genome encodes:
- the garR gene encoding 2-hydroxy-3-oxopropionate reductase: MIENKPKIGFIGLGIMGKPMARNLMKAGYTLVVFNRSRPAIDELARDGAQSARSAREIAQRSDVIITMLPNSDDVEAVVLGESGILEGANPGQIIIDMSSIEPLVSQRLAAEAAKLGVEFLDAPVSGGEPGAIQGTLAIMVGGKEEIFHRCRPIFEAMGKTIVRVGDVGAGGFAKLANQIIVAINLAALGEAFVLAQKAGLDPDKLYQAISGGLAGSRVMDAKIPMIVNRNFKPGFKIKLHDKDLANALATAAQLQVPLPLTSIMKQILSALILDGKGEMDHGAIIQFTEQLAKIEVRKDR; this comes from the coding sequence ATGATTGAGAACAAGCCTAAAATTGGTTTCATCGGGCTTGGTATTATGGGCAAGCCTATGGCACGGAATCTGATGAAAGCTGGTTATACCTTGGTGGTGTTTAACCGCAGCAGACCAGCCATTGATGAACTGGCTCGAGATGGGGCGCAATCAGCTCGGTCTGCCAGAGAAATTGCCCAGCGTTCTGATGTAATAATCACCATGCTCCCCAATTCAGATGATGTGGAGGCAGTTGTATTGGGAGAATCAGGGATTTTGGAAGGTGCGAATCCAGGGCAGATTATCATCGACATGAGCTCTATTGAGCCGTTGGTATCGCAGCGTTTGGCGGCCGAAGCCGCAAAGCTGGGTGTGGAATTTTTAGATGCACCAGTGAGCGGCGGCGAACCTGGGGCGATTCAGGGGACATTGGCCATCATGGTCGGCGGAAAAGAGGAAATATTCCATCGCTGTCGGCCAATATTCGAAGCAATGGGCAAGACTATTGTTCGCGTCGGCGATGTAGGAGCTGGGGGCTTCGCTAAATTGGCCAATCAAATCATTGTCGCGATCAATTTGGCAGCGCTGGGAGAAGCGTTCGTTCTTGCCCAAAAAGCAGGGCTGGATCCAGATAAATTATACCAGGCGATATCTGGGGGATTGGCTGGTAGCCGTGTGATGGATGCCAAAATCCCAATGATTGTAAATCGCAACTTCAAGCCAGGTTTCAAAATCAAATTGCATGACAAGGATCTCGCTAATGCTTTAGCCACCGCCGCACAATTACAAGTTCCCTTGCCGCTCACCAGCATCATGAAACAAATCTTATCCGCTCTTATCCTCGATGGCAAGGGAGAGATGGATCATGGGGCGATTATTCAATTTACTGAACAATTGGCAAAAATCGAAGTGAGAAAGGATCGTTAA
- the mutM gene encoding DNA-formamidopyrimidine glycosylase, translating into MERTIMPELPEVETIARQLRQQIINKVIARVEILRPDQWHKNLPEQVQLALVNQRIYQVQRRAKFILIQFQSGGNLIIHLRMTGKLIWTPFEPILDKFTRTIFHFTDGSCLQFNDTRALGWLIYLPEGEQYVSLLKLGVEPLSQAWKLEHIQTLCRGSSLAIKLFLMDQNKIAGIGNIYANEILFRAGIHPERRANTLSDEEIGKLFYWIPRVLELAVQKMGTTLGNRVSDYRSVFNMEGGFQNILMVYGREGEPCFQCGQPIVRIKQKDRSSFVCEHCQH; encoded by the coding sequence TTGGAAAGAACTATTATGCCAGAATTGCCAGAAGTTGAAACCATCGCCCGTCAATTACGCCAACAAATCATTAATAAGGTCATTGCTCGGGTCGAGATATTGCGTCCAGACCAGTGGCACAAAAATTTGCCTGAGCAAGTTCAACTTGCCTTGGTTAATCAGCGCATCTATCAAGTCCAAAGACGTGCCAAATTTATTTTGATTCAATTCCAAAGCGGTGGCAATTTGATTATTCACCTTCGCATGACTGGTAAGTTGATCTGGACGCCATTTGAGCCAATTCTGGATAAATTTACCCGAACCATCTTTCATTTCACTGATGGCTCATGTTTGCAATTCAATGATACGCGTGCATTGGGTTGGCTGATTTATTTGCCAGAGGGCGAGCAATATGTTTCTTTACTCAAGTTAGGAGTCGAACCGCTGAGCCAGGCATGGAAGCTCGAGCATATCCAAACGCTGTGTCGAGGATCATCATTAGCAATAAAGCTCTTTCTAATGGATCAGAACAAAATTGCTGGTATTGGAAATATATATGCGAATGAGATCCTATTCCGAGCTGGCATCCATCCCGAACGCAGGGCGAACACCCTTTCTGATGAAGAAATTGGGAAGTTGTTTTATTGGATCCCTCGGGTTCTGGAACTGGCAGTCCAAAAAATGGGCACGACTTTGGGTAATCGGGTATCAGATTATCGATCGGTCTTCAATATGGAAGGTGGATTTCAGAATATTTTAATGGTCTATGGCCGTGAGGGAGAACCCTGTTTCCAATGTGGTCAGCCGATTGTTCGAATCAAACAAAAAGATCGCAGCAGCTTTGTGTGTGAACACTGCCAGCATTGA
- a CDS encoding UDP-N-acetylmuramoyl-L-alanyl-D-glutamate--2,6-diaminopimelate ligase encodes MKLKLLLDDLTEKQVYGEIDNVEIKGIAYDPLRIQPGYLYVAINIYTQLDKIEIPDGHDRVDLALQNGAVAVMLQRDLPLSRPAIKIIVPNSRYALAVIANRFYGFPSRHLKMIGVTGTNGKTTTTHIIESILMQKYRVGLIGTLYYKINGEINKSKDTTPEPPDLEEIFSRMVARDVEYCVMEVSSHGIDFFRVHGIHYHVALFTNLTQDHLDYHKTMDHYLHTKMKLFQWLEPNDFGIVNADDPYAKYFLEATKAHRLTYGIYQPADIMAKNINFSIKNTQYQLVTPIGQIDIQQQLVGTFNVYNSLAAVATAISQNFDLETIKRGLEQKIRVAGRFELVDRGQPFSVVVDYAHTPDGMEKVLSLARNLKPNRLISVFGCGGDRDKEKRPLMGKIAAQYSDLIVLTADNPRNEDPEAIIDQIAAGMNSTAYHRIIDRYEAIEFALRQARPGDIVMLLGKGHETTQTLKDKTIHFNDVEVAEEILTRMNGI; translated from the coding sequence ATGAAACTGAAGCTGTTGTTGGATGATTTAACCGAAAAACAAGTATATGGTGAAATCGATAATGTGGAAATCAAAGGGATCGCTTATGATCCGCTTCGAATTCAACCTGGCTATTTATATGTAGCGATCAATATCTACACTCAATTGGATAAGATCGAAATTCCAGATGGTCATGACCGGGTCGATTTGGCGCTTCAAAATGGGGCCGTCGCCGTCATGTTACAACGGGATCTCCCATTATCCCGACCTGCAATCAAAATTATCGTTCCAAATTCCCGATATGCATTGGCGGTGATAGCCAATCGTTTTTATGGGTTTCCGTCGCGCCATTTGAAAATGATTGGGGTGACTGGGACTAATGGCAAGACTACTACAACCCATATCATCGAAAGCATCCTGATGCAGAAATATCGCGTGGGACTTATTGGCACGTTGTATTACAAAATCAATGGAGAGATCAATAAATCCAAGGATACGACTCCAGAGCCTCCCGATTTGGAGGAGATTTTTAGCCGCATGGTTGCGCGAGATGTTGAATATTGCGTGATGGAGGTCTCCTCACACGGGATCGACTTTTTCCGAGTTCATGGGATCCATTATCACGTCGCATTGTTCACCAATTTAACTCAGGATCATCTCGATTATCACAAAACAATGGACCATTATCTCCATACGAAAATGAAGTTGTTCCAGTGGCTAGAGCCGAATGATTTCGGCATCGTAAATGCAGATGACCCGTACGCCAAATATTTCTTGGAGGCGACCAAGGCTCATCGGTTGACTTATGGCATCTATCAGCCAGCCGACATCATGGCAAAAAACATCAATTTTTCAATTAAAAATACCCAATATCAACTGGTCACACCGATCGGACAAATTGACATTCAGCAGCAATTGGTAGGGACGTTCAATGTCTATAATAGCCTGGCCGCAGTAGCAACAGCTATTTCTCAGAATTTTGATCTGGAGACTATCAAGCGCGGCCTGGAGCAAAAGATCAGGGTAGCCGGTCGTTTCGAATTGGTGGATCGGGGGCAACCATTCTCTGTTGTGGTCGATTATGCGCATACTCCAGACGGCATGGAAAAGGTGCTTAGCTTAGCTCGAAATCTGAAACCGAATCGCCTGATCTCAGTGTTCGGCTGTGGGGGGGATCGAGATAAAGAGAAACGGCCGTTGATGGGAAAAATAGCTGCACAATATAGCGATCTGATAGTGCTCACCGCTGATAACCCTCGTAATGAAGATCCAGAGGCAATTATCGATCAAATCGCGGCGGGAATGAATTCAACAGCATATCATCGGATCATCGATCGCTATGAAGCGATTGAATTTGCGCTGCGGCAAGCTCGGCCTGGCGATATTGTGATGCTGTTGGGAAAAGGCCATGAGACCACTCAAACATTGAAGGATAAGACCATTCATTTTAACGACGTTGAGGTAGCTGAAGAGATCTTAACTCGAATGAATGGAATATAA
- a CDS encoding PorV/PorQ family protein translates to MIKNITSVEAAGQDGSHHPIKYVKIILLLVVPLLAFSGYAQQSQGIGKYGASFLQISPTARQVGMGEAFTGLADDIGLLRYNIGGLGYIKNPMLGIHFHNWIDDTQQGAMGLALPTLYGIFGFELDYFNEGTVTEFDPNFNRSGAEISSNDFVLTLGYGSFVNIFKRPVSFGGALKVVRQNLADQMATAVGLDLGVLVRTKYISYGALVQNLELTKLEFLKKKDNLPETYRAGIGLHFPIVDNVKANTGCDVAWLVDQKVRAYVGGEIVFSDLIAVRGGYKIHEFEASRWSAGLGLIIPMSWFYGSQTQLDYSYSPLDVFDAAAHRFSLVFAFGRAAGLEAPRVTITPQDQREIARLKEQLKKEVEAAEKARLSAEEAERRAKALEDEMQKRFKRIQEIVESSKGKLELVTPTVPKYGDSILVSMRINFDFDKADIRPDEYGTMHKVAEILNTYPESKVHISGHTDFIGSDEYNIRLSQRRVNSVINFLTTREKISYDRFFMPIGYGEMRPVDTNTTPEGRFRNRRVDFLIYTAPTAPAVPEGSAIQGVEIVDAKTVKIVCNGRVKFVDELMDNPDRIVVDFPGIFLLDDRSVYELNMGPFIRARLGYHPEDRFSRVVIDLRNRINYTIETENNLIYIKQL, encoded by the coding sequence ATGATAAAGAATATTACCTCAGTTGAGGCAGCCGGACAAGATGGCAGCCATCATCCTATAAAATACGTGAAAATCATTTTGCTGCTCGTGGTGCCGTTGCTTGCGTTCTCTGGATATGCGCAACAAAGTCAGGGCATCGGAAAATATGGGGCATCATTCCTCCAAATCAGCCCCACTGCTCGCCAAGTTGGCATGGGAGAGGCGTTCACTGGCTTGGCCGATGATATCGGTTTGCTTCGATATAATATCGGCGGTTTAGGCTATATCAAAAACCCCATGTTGGGGATCCATTTCCACAATTGGATCGATGATACGCAGCAAGGTGCTATGGGACTGGCGCTCCCTACGCTTTATGGCATTTTCGGTTTTGAGCTGGATTATTTTAACGAAGGAACGGTTACAGAATTCGATCCCAATTTCAATCGCTCGGGTGCGGAAATCAGCAGCAATGATTTCGTTCTCACTTTGGGATATGGCTCATTTGTTAATATTTTCAAACGCCCGGTATCGTTCGGTGGCGCCTTGAAAGTCGTACGTCAGAACTTGGCAGATCAAATGGCTACCGCGGTCGGATTAGATCTCGGCGTATTAGTGAGAACCAAATATATCTCCTATGGGGCGTTGGTTCAGAATCTGGAACTGACGAAATTAGAGTTTTTAAAAAAGAAGGACAACTTGCCTGAGACGTATCGGGCAGGTATCGGGCTGCATTTCCCGATTGTCGACAATGTCAAAGCAAATACAGGGTGCGATGTCGCCTGGCTGGTCGATCAGAAAGTGAGAGCCTATGTGGGCGGTGAAATTGTGTTCAGCGATTTGATTGCGGTCCGTGGCGGGTACAAAATCCACGAATTTGAGGCCAGCCGCTGGTCGGCTGGCTTGGGGCTTATTATTCCGATGAGCTGGTTTTATGGTTCCCAGACCCAATTGGATTATTCCTATAGCCCATTGGATGTTTTTGATGCCGCGGCGCACCGATTCTCTTTAGTTTTTGCCTTTGGTCGAGCTGCCGGGTTGGAAGCACCAAGGGTCACTATCACGCCCCAAGACCAAAGGGAGATTGCACGACTGAAAGAGCAACTCAAAAAAGAGGTGGAGGCGGCAGAAAAAGCGCGACTTTCGGCGGAAGAGGCAGAACGCCGAGCCAAAGCCCTCGAAGATGAAATGCAGAAACGGTTTAAACGGATTCAGGAAATTGTCGAGTCTAGCAAGGGTAAATTGGAATTGGTCACCCCAACCGTTCCAAAATATGGAGACAGCATTCTGGTCTCCATGCGCATCAATTTCGATTTCGATAAAGCGGACATTAGACCAGATGAATATGGGACCATGCATAAAGTGGCCGAAATCTTGAACACCTATCCAGAGAGCAAGGTCCATATCTCTGGCCACACCGATTTCATCGGTTCAGATGAATACAACATTCGACTATCCCAGCGCCGGGTAAACAGCGTGATCAATTTCTTGACAACGCGCGAAAAAATTTCTTATGATCGGTTCTTCATGCCCATCGGTTATGGCGAAATGAGGCCGGTGGATACCAATACCACTCCCGAAGGCCGGTTCCGAAATCGTCGCGTCGATTTTCTCATATACACTGCACCCACCGCTCCAGCTGTCCCTGAGGGCTCTGCCATCCAGGGGGTGGAGATCGTCGATGCGAAAACAGTGAAAATCGTGTGCAATGGCCGCGTGAAGTTCGTCGATGAGCTCATGGACAATCCAGATCGTATTGTAGTGGATTTCCCAGGTATTTTCCTACTGGACGATCGCTCGGTTTATGAATTGAATATGGGCCCATTTATTCGCGCGCGGCTCGGTTATCACCCAGAGGATCGTTTCTCTCGGGTGGTGATCGATCTGAGAAATCGCATCAACTATACGATTGAGACGGAAAACAATCTGATTTATATCAAACAATTGTAA
- a CDS encoding aminotransferase class IV — protein sequence MIAYFNGNFLPKDQIHITPDDRGFLFADGAYEVIRCYRGKLFMAEAHLQRLKRSLEQLRIDFSDIDQLLPIATKLIAENQLTDGQATVYIQVTRGAAPRTHRFPAKETPATVYLAASRFQPHQDELDHGTKIILVSDTRWSRCDIKSIALLPNILAHQLAIDRGATEAVFVRDGCITEGTHTNVAAIFNGTFVTAPASNYILSGITRQIVIELCGRLGIPVKEFPILEVELHQADELMLIGTTVEITPVVQVEDRRVANGKPGLITQKLQRSFYELIAWR from the coding sequence ATGATCGCTTATTTTAACGGGAATTTTCTCCCTAAGGATCAAATTCATATCACCCCAGACGACCGCGGTTTTTTATTTGCCGACGGCGCTTATGAAGTGATTCGCTGTTACCGGGGCAAGTTATTCATGGCAGAAGCGCATCTCCAGCGACTCAAGCGTAGCTTGGAGCAGTTGCGAATTGATTTTTCTGATATAGATCAGCTTTTGCCTATCGCCACAAAGTTGATTGCAGAAAACCAATTGACTGATGGTCAAGCGACGGTTTACATTCAGGTAACTCGTGGGGCAGCGCCGCGGACCCATCGCTTTCCAGCGAAAGAGACGCCTGCGACCGTTTATCTTGCAGCTTCCCGTTTTCAGCCACATCAAGACGAGCTGGATCATGGGACGAAAATCATCTTGGTATCCGATACTCGATGGTCTCGCTGCGACATTAAATCCATCGCGCTCTTGCCAAATATCTTAGCGCATCAATTGGCCATCGATCGAGGCGCCACCGAAGCCGTTTTTGTCCGCGATGGCTGCATCACTGAAGGAACTCACACCAATGTCGCTGCAATTTTCAATGGCACTTTTGTTACTGCTCCCGCTTCCAATTACATTCTTTCTGGAATCACCCGACAGATCGTCATCGAACTTTGCGGGAGATTGGGGATTCCGGTCAAAGAATTCCCAATTCTCGAGGTCGAGTTGCATCAAGCGGATGAACTCATGCTGATCGGCACGACGGTTGAGATCACCCCAGTGGTTCAAGTGGAAGATCGGCGTGTGGCGAATGGGAAGCCTGGCCTCATCACGCAAAAATTGCAGCGATCTTTTTACGAACTGATTGCTTGGCGTTAG
- a CDS encoding phosphate ABC transporter substrate-binding/OmpA family protein → MADQFSARESKGGLTPFAKILIGLIIVAIVGYIGWKFLPGEVGIGGKELRVHLVTYSGMAPGPYFNNGMSPNPESRYLKEYGLKVKFTVIDVIPDAIQAWKAGKLDIIVLTVDSYPIGLQELLSFNPRIFYLTDKSQGADVIIATAEVRSMSDLAGRKVGYVPGTPSQWFLLNMLKAAGMTMKDVQGIEFMEVPQVFKAFETGQLDAAVGWSPDDIGVRNRVPGAHVLKSTKEASEMLFGIMFTSQDLIDKRPKDLKAFLEGWMKAAAELNTSPTARAAAAKIMTAGYSGTTEDYWLETFNNVRFATYGDNVAFFSLNPSYKGVTAEMVYDEACKVYQELGFASPNLPRWRAVSNVSILNSISLVGPEHLAQAPATFAPPSPGMLTQPAVATKIVRINFDFDSAVLRPAEQLKLKNEYGQIVAMNRNSRFRIIGHTDNVGDRDYNIRLSKARARAIVNFLVETYGLSPNQFIYDGKGPDQPIATNETEEGRALNRRAECSLL, encoded by the coding sequence ATGGCTGATCAATTTAGCGCAAGAGAGAGCAAAGGGGGATTAACGCCGTTCGCCAAAATACTTATCGGCCTAATTATCGTTGCAATTGTTGGCTATATCGGCTGGAAATTTCTTCCTGGCGAAGTTGGTATTGGCGGAAAAGAACTGCGAGTTCACCTCGTGACCTACTCTGGCATGGCGCCTGGACCTTATTTCAATAATGGGATGTCGCCCAATCCCGAATCGCGGTACCTAAAGGAATATGGATTGAAAGTTAAATTCACGGTCATCGATGTGATTCCAGACGCCATTCAAGCCTGGAAGGCGGGCAAGCTGGATATCATCGTGCTGACAGTGGATTCCTATCCGATTGGTCTCCAGGAATTACTATCCTTCAATCCTCGGATCTTTTATCTGACTGACAAGTCCCAGGGCGCCGATGTGATCATTGCAACAGCCGAGGTTCGTTCGATGAGCGATCTGGCTGGAAGAAAGGTTGGCTATGTACCAGGTACTCCCTCTCAATGGTTTCTATTGAATATGCTTAAAGCAGCAGGAATGACGATGAAGGACGTTCAAGGGATCGAGTTCATGGAGGTGCCGCAGGTATTCAAAGCGTTCGAGACCGGCCAACTTGATGCCGCCGTAGGATGGTCACCAGATGATATTGGGGTTCGCAACAGGGTTCCTGGAGCTCATGTGCTGAAGAGCACGAAAGAGGCCTCTGAGATGCTATTTGGCATCATGTTCACCAGCCAAGATCTAATTGACAAGCGACCCAAGGATCTCAAGGCGTTCCTCGAAGGTTGGATGAAAGCAGCCGCGGAGCTTAATACCAGCCCTACCGCCCGAGCTGCTGCTGCAAAAATCATGACTGCGGGATATAGCGGCACAACTGAAGATTATTGGTTGGAAACGTTCAACAACGTCCGATTTGCCACTTATGGGGATAATGTGGCATTCTTTAGTCTCAATCCCAGTTATAAAGGGGTGACCGCAGAGATGGTTTATGACGAAGCCTGCAAGGTCTATCAGGAGCTTGGCTTTGCTTCGCCCAATCTGCCGCGCTGGCGAGCTGTCTCTAACGTCAGCATCCTTAATTCGATCTCACTGGTCGGTCCAGAACATCTTGCGCAGGCGCCAGCAACTTTTGCTCCACCATCTCCTGGGATGTTAACCCAACCAGCAGTTGCGACAAAGATCGTTCGCATTAATTTTGATTTCGATTCAGCTGTACTGCGTCCAGCAGAACAATTAAAGCTCAAAAACGAGTACGGCCAGATCGTGGCGATGAATCGAAACTCTCGATTTCGAATCATAGGGCATACGGATAATGTCGGTGATCGGGATTATAACATCCGGCTCTCAAAGGCAAGAGCTCGGGCGATTGTCAATTTTTTGGTGGAAACTTATGGACTCAGCCCAAATCAATTCATTTATGATGGCAAAGGACCAGATCAACCGATCGCCACGAACGAAACCGAGGAGGGACGCGCATTAAATCGTAGGGCTGAGTGCTCGCTATTATAA
- a CDS encoding peptidyl-prolyl cis-trans isomerase: MNKILRVSLLLLDFLGIALLISCSRKAPEPIVAQVGKITIPLSEFRERYEFTPHLQMTKDSKRNREQVLIDLLGEKVLVAEAYRRNLYNSEKFKAYSQQMEKEAIIEALFEKEVASKITLTKEEVKQAFLQSQSELDVQVLSFDTMERAQQARHQLLAGKNMHEVKRAFQTDTFIAADSVLTLTIKWGDAHPNIEQAAYQLKLNEVSEPIEADGSFFLIKLINKRTNPLITEADYYREAPKIQKILRERKRTVLLTEFLYSLMADKEVKVSREIFDFVARELEKFYPIQDSSHASAQLEHPVELSLDSLKSKSLADRLNEPFARFNDGTIWTVGDFIKKLSVSPFRLNYQSRQAFRNSLSHLIRRTIELEALAQKGRKAGLEKSYYVRYQKKMWDDAYLAQQLRQQIIDTVTVSDEEVRQFYERHQNDYLSSEMVNLQEILVADESLANQLLTRIRNGEDMGKLARQYTLRELGKKNDGILGYFAPSALGKVGAVAQELQFGDLAGPVKTEDNRFSIFKVLDIRGKDPLPIEQVWNQAKRDALTEKRIKAIDQFLVKVAEKYPIKINHVAIDSLKLSDLSMLVLKQHFPNRTAAPLVAPLHQATQWQRRALGR; the protein is encoded by the coding sequence ATGAACAAAATACTTCGGGTTTCGCTCCTTTTATTGGATTTTTTGGGAATCGCTTTGCTTATCAGTTGTTCTCGCAAAGCGCCAGAGCCGATCGTAGCTCAGGTTGGCAAGATAACCATTCCGCTCTCTGAATTTCGCGAACGCTATGAGTTTACCCCGCATCTTCAAATGACCAAAGATAGCAAGCGAAATCGCGAACAAGTCTTGATTGACCTCCTGGGCGAAAAAGTGCTGGTTGCTGAGGCATATCGGCGCAATTTATACAATAGCGAAAAGTTTAAAGCATATTCCCAGCAGATGGAAAAAGAGGCGATCATCGAGGCATTGTTCGAAAAAGAGGTCGCGTCGAAGATTACGTTGACCAAAGAGGAGGTGAAGCAAGCCTTTTTGCAATCGCAATCCGAATTGGATGTGCAAGTGTTGAGCTTCGATACGATGGAGCGGGCGCAGCAAGCCCGACACCAACTCCTTGCTGGAAAAAATATGCACGAGGTGAAACGAGCATTCCAGACAGATACTTTCATCGCTGCTGATTCGGTACTTACCCTGACGATCAAATGGGGAGATGCCCATCCAAACATTGAACAAGCTGCCTATCAGTTGAAACTGAATGAGGTATCCGAACCAATTGAGGCGGATGGCAGCTTTTTTCTCATCAAACTCATCAATAAGCGGACGAATCCGCTAATTACAGAGGCAGATTATTACCGCGAAGCCCCGAAGATTCAAAAAATACTTCGAGAGCGAAAGCGGACGGTTCTCCTCACCGAGTTCTTGTATTCTCTGATGGCGGACAAAGAGGTGAAGGTTTCGCGAGAGATCTTCGATTTTGTGGCAAGGGAATTGGAGAAATTTTATCCCATTCAAGACAGCAGTCATGCTTCGGCCCAATTGGAACATCCAGTAGAGCTATCCTTGGATTCGCTCAAAAGCAAAAGTCTGGCAGATCGTTTGAATGAGCCATTCGCCCGGTTCAATGATGGCACGATTTGGACCGTGGGAGACTTTATTAAAAAGCTGAGTGTCAGCCCATTTCGGTTAAATTATCAGTCACGGCAGGCGTTTCGAAATAGCTTATCTCATTTGATCCGAAGGACTATCGAATTGGAGGCGTTAGCTCAGAAGGGGCGCAAGGCCGGTCTTGAGAAAAGCTATTATGTCCGATATCAAAAGAAGATGTGGGATGATGCTTATCTGGCACAGCAATTGCGACAGCAGATCATCGACACTGTCACGGTCTCAGATGAGGAGGTACGACAATTTTATGAACGACATCAAAACGATTACCTCTCATCAGAGATGGTGAATTTGCAGGAAATTCTAGTGGCAGATGAATCGTTGGCGAACCAGCTATTAACGCGGATTCGAAACGGGGAAGATATGGGGAAACTGGCGCGCCAATATACGCTGCGCGAATTGGGTAAGAAAAACGATGGGATTTTGGGTTATTTTGCACCATCTGCATTGGGCAAAGTGGGGGCAGTCGCGCAAGAGTTGCAATTTGGAGATCTCGCTGGGCCTGTGAAAACCGAAGATAATAGATTTTCGATCTTCAAAGTCCTCGATATCCGAGGAAAGGATCCGCTTCCCATCGAGCAGGTTTGGAATCAGGCAAAACGAGATGCGCTAACAGAAAAACGAATCAAGGCCATCGACCAATTTCTGGTCAAGGTAGCGGAAAAATATCCGATCAAAATCAATCATGTCGCAATTGACTCGCTGAAGCTGAGCGACTTGAGCATGCTCGTTTTAAAACAGCACTTCCCAAATCGCACGGCCGCGCCGCTGGTGGCACCATTGCATCAAGCGACCCAATGGCAGCGGCGTGCTTTGGGGCGCTAA
- a CDS encoding Gfo/Idh/MocA family oxidoreductase, which produces MEKLGVGIIGAGGISEAHGESFARLKDRVSVIAFSDVDLERASSRAEQFNAPIATNRYENLLKREDIHIISICSPPGDHFQQIVDSLSVGKHVLCEKPVVLNLAQLDKIETLVNQTGLCFGGAFQWRFGTGIQQLKDLHEHGLFGKIVYATNNLFWHRTQEYFDVPWRNTWNRSGGGIIFTLACHGLDALIYVLGDISTVIAEVAAMKYQIEIEDTGAAILRFKNGGFGAINATVTAHRQRSHLEIVGTDLEAISPDDPYGVAYQPWQFYSVDAHHEQRVKQFLASKNYQFEPASHRRLVEDFVNAVINKRQPAIHVAEIRRSLQVLTAIYKANRLGCKVELPIDSSDPFYSALNPD; this is translated from the coding sequence ATGGAAAAACTTGGGGTCGGAATTATTGGAGCAGGTGGAATTTCTGAAGCACATGGTGAATCGTTTGCGCGACTAAAAGATCGTGTGTCAGTCATAGCTTTCTCCGATGTAGATCTTGAGCGAGCAAGCTCTCGGGCTGAGCAATTCAACGCGCCTATTGCTACTAATCGCTATGAGAACTTGCTGAAGCGTGAAGACATCCATATTATCAGCATTTGCTCTCCCCCGGGCGATCATTTTCAGCAGATTGTCGATAGTTTGAGCGTCGGGAAGCATGTGCTTTGCGAGAAACCAGTGGTATTGAATTTGGCTCAACTAGATAAAATTGAAACGTTGGTGAATCAAACTGGATTATGCTTTGGTGGGGCGTTTCAATGGCGGTTTGGAACAGGTATCCAACAACTCAAAGATTTGCATGAGCATGGATTGTTCGGCAAAATTGTATATGCCACAAACAATTTGTTTTGGCATCGAACCCAGGAATATTTTGATGTGCCTTGGCGGAATACCTGGAACCGGTCTGGCGGTGGGATCATTTTTACGCTGGCATGCCATGGGTTGGATGCGCTGATTTATGTTTTAGGGGACATCAGCACTGTGATCGCTGAAGTTGCAGCGATGAAGTATCAAATTGAAATTGAAGACACTGGTGCTGCGATCTTGCGGTTTAAAAATGGGGGGTTTGGAGCTATTAATGCTACAGTGACCGCCCATCGGCAACGCAGCCATCTGGAAATTGTGGGGACCGATTTGGAAGCTATCTCTCCAGACGATCCGTACGGGGTGGCTTATCAGCCCTGGCAGTTCTATTCGGTAGATGCTCACCATGAGCAACGGGTGAAGCAATTTTTGGCAAGCAAAAACTATCAGTTCGAACCTGCCAGCCATCGTCGATTGGTCGAAGACTTCGTCAATGCCGTGATCAACAAGCGGCAGCCTGCTATTCATGTCGCTGAAATTCGGCGCTCGCTTCAGGTGCTTACCGCCATCTATAAAGCCAATCGGCTCGGCTGCAAGGTGGAATTGCCCATTGATAGCAGTGATCCGTTTTATTCTGCTCTGAATCCTGATTAG
- a CDS encoding zinc ribbon domain-containing protein: protein MPIYEYICRDCNKKISLLILNPSTQSPRCSKCGSPNLERIMSRFAAIRSEESRLESLADPSKWGDLDENDPKSMVKFIKKMGREMGDELGEDYDQLVEEAEEEAAKAASGQEDSSEE from the coding sequence ATGCCAATTTATGAATACATCTGCCGGGATTGCAATAAAAAAATTAGCCTGTTGATCCTAAACCCAAGCACACAATCACCAAGATGCTCAAAATGCGGCAGTCCCAATCTTGAACGCATCATGTCCCGCTTCGCAGCGATCCGTTCAGAAGAGAGCCGCCTCGAAAGCCTTGCCGATCCTAGCAAATGGGGTGATTTGGATGAGAACGATCCGAAAAGCATGGTGAAATTTATAAAAAAAATGGGACGAGAAATGGGGGATGAGCTGGGAGAAGATTATGATCAATTGGTCGAGGAAGCTGAGGAAGAAGCGGCCAAGGCTGCCTCAGGCCAAGAAGACAGCTCTGAAGAATAA